One part of the Aspergillus luchuensis IFO 4308 DNA, chromosome 5, nearly complete sequence genome encodes these proteins:
- a CDS encoding interferon alpha-inducible IFI6/IFI27 family protein (COG:S;~EggNog:ENOG410Q0MK;~InterPro:IPR009311;~PFAM:PF06140;~go_component: GO:0016021 - integral component of membrane [Evidence IEA]), producing MSLFPEPRSSSTSGSTSTMQHLRSATTAIISSGESFAREHTTALAFGSTGFALATAPIAGPAILGAAGFGATGPVAASFAAVWQSSIGAVQAGSLFATLQSAAMGGAAAGAFTTASNIGIAMVGSVAIGTQWNYYKAVPRMGYDVKSTGKAGYCDSDQPDDGFDHRASNPQSCDKINCLEKEWAKLLQIDLS from the exons ATGAGCCTATTTCCTGAACCTCGAAGTTCCTCAACCTCGGGTTCTACAAGTACCATGCAACACCTAAGAAGTGCGACTACGGCAATTATCTCTTCTGGGGAGTCCTTTGCTCGAGAACATACAACCGCACTAGCCTTTGGTAGTACGGGATTTGCCCTCGCTACGGCACCTATTGCTGGCCCTGCAATATTAGGTGCTGCCGGTTTTGGCGCTACAGGGCCTGTTGCGGCTTCATTTGCTGCAGTATGGCAATCTTCAATCGGGGCAGTTCAAGCTGGGAGTCTGTTTGCCACATTACAAAGTGCTGCGATGGGAGGTGCTGCTGCGGGAGCATTTACAACAGCTTCGAATATTGGTATCGCGATGGTGGGATCCGTGGCGATCGGAACACAGTGGAATTATTACAAGGCAGTACCACGGATGGGCTATGATGTCAAAAGTACTGGTAAAGCTGGATACTGTG ATAGCGATCAGCCAGATGATGGATTTGATCACAGGGCAAGTAACCCACAGTCTTGTGATAAAATTAATTGTTTGGAAAAGGAATGGGCAAAATTGCTTCAGATAGACCTATCTTGA